One Halolamina litorea genomic window carries:
- a CDS encoding peptidase, with the protein MTLLCTGYEPFGDHETNPSERVARELDGRTVAGHEVVGAVLPVEFDRVADELAALIDEHDPAAVVATGLAGGRTTVSVERVAINVDDAVTVPDNADDSPHAAPIDAAGADAHLATIPVVESVEALLDAGIPARVSNSAGTHCCNHALYSLLENHDVSAGFVHLPHTPEGAVAEAQAPERGGGVPASLPLALQVEGVRTVLETAAE; encoded by the coding sequence ATGACGCTCCTCTGTACGGGCTACGAGCCGTTCGGCGACCACGAGACCAACCCCAGCGAGCGCGTCGCCCGCGAACTCGACGGCAGGACCGTCGCCGGCCACGAAGTCGTCGGCGCCGTCCTCCCGGTGGAGTTCGACCGCGTCGCCGACGAACTGGCGGCACTGATCGACGAACACGACCCAGCGGCCGTCGTCGCGACGGGGCTGGCCGGCGGCCGAACCACGGTCAGCGTCGAGCGCGTCGCCATCAACGTCGACGACGCCGTGACGGTGCCGGACAACGCCGACGACTCGCCTCACGCGGCGCCCATCGACGCCGCCGGCGCCGACGCCCACCTTGCCACGATACCGGTGGTCGAGAGCGTCGAGGCGCTCCTCGACGCCGGCATCCCGGCCCGTGTGTCGAACTCCGCGGGCACGCACTGCTGCAACCACGCGCTCTACTCGCTGCTCGAAAACCACGACGTGTCCGCCGGGTTCGTCCACCTGCCACACACGCCCGAGGGGGCCGTCGCCGAAGCCCAAGCGCCCGAGCGCGGCGGGGGCGTGCCGGCGTCGCTCCCGCTCGCGCTGCAGGTCGAGGGAGTGCGGACGGTACTCGAAACGGCCGCCGAGTAG
- a CDS encoding DUF6069 family protein — protein sequence MSNVTSTEPTVRQPSLPVRGAVAVTLSVLLNAALVLLVSTLGVAPGFQPLTIPPVVFLSAVGAAGATGVYWLLRRRVDDADRTFVRVAAVVLALSYLPDVGLLFADPAATVVGVGVLMVMHVVVAAASVGTLVFWTGTR from the coding sequence ATGTCCAACGTCACATCCACAGAACCGACCGTCCGCCAACCCTCGCTTCCGGTCCGCGGCGCCGTTGCCGTCACGCTCTCCGTCCTGCTGAACGCGGCGCTGGTCCTCCTCGTGAGCACCCTGGGGGTCGCGCCCGGCTTCCAGCCGCTCACCATCCCGCCAGTCGTCTTCCTCTCGGCCGTCGGCGCCGCCGGTGCGACCGGGGTCTACTGGCTGCTCCGGCGCCGCGTCGACGACGCCGACCGGACGTTCGTCCGCGTCGCGGCGGTGGTGCTGGCGCTGTCCTACCTCCCCGACGTGGGCCTCCTGTTCGCCGATCCGGCCGCCACCGTCGTCGGCGTCGGCGTGCTGATGGTCATGCACGTCGTCGTCGCTGCCGCCTCGGTCGGTACCCTCGTCTTCTGGACCGGCACTCGATGA
- the ggt gene encoding gamma-glutamyltransferase, which produces MSEPNLDRFTSRRSTVYGADGVVATSQPLASQAGISVLQDGGNAFDAAVATAAALNVVEPTSTGLGGDVFALYKTADGDVGAMRSCGGAPADATLENVREAVAEESDDDIDPEDAEMPQTGAQAVTVPGTARGWELTAEEFGRKDLGELLQPAIRYATEGYPVSEVVSAQWQHAEELFQDDHAREAFLFDDEAPSTGQQVTLPKLGASLQTIAEKGADAFYEGDIAEQIADEIQSKGGFMTTEDLADFEPELLDPVSTTYNGAEVYELPPNNQGLIALEALNVAEEIGAGEYDLDSPERVHYFAEAMKVAFEDGHHYITDPEYESHPPLASKDWAKERAELIGEEANHDVTFGVEDSNAEDADTVLLCVADGEGNVVSFINSRFAGFGSGVVAGDTGIALQNRGASFSLDEEHPNRIEPGKRPFHTLVPAIADFAADDPDKEDWAAFGVMGGFMQPQGHLQVIANIVDYDLPLQAALDLPRWRYREDGTLAVEERMDADDELLTKLTRKGHDVRVLYPGLFGGAQIVRNEDGVLSGATEPRKDGNAQGY; this is translated from the coding sequence ATGTCCGAACCGAACCTCGACCGATTCACCTCGCGACGCTCGACGGTCTACGGCGCCGACGGCGTCGTGGCCACCAGCCAGCCCCTCGCCTCGCAGGCGGGGATCTCCGTGCTACAGGACGGGGGCAACGCCTTCGACGCCGCCGTCGCCACCGCCGCCGCGTTGAACGTCGTCGAACCCACCTCCACCGGGCTGGGTGGCGACGTCTTTGCGCTCTACAAGACCGCCGACGGCGACGTGGGTGCGATGCGCTCCTGCGGTGGCGCCCCCGCCGACGCGACCCTCGAGAACGTCCGCGAGGCCGTTGCCGAGGAGTCCGACGACGACATCGACCCCGAGGACGCCGAGATGCCCCAGACCGGCGCGCAGGCGGTGACAGTTCCCGGGACCGCCCGCGGCTGGGAGCTCACCGCCGAGGAGTTCGGTCGGAAGGACCTCGGGGAGCTGCTCCAGCCGGCGATCCGCTACGCGACCGAGGGCTACCCCGTCTCGGAGGTCGTCTCCGCGCAGTGGCAGCACGCCGAGGAACTGTTCCAGGACGACCACGCCCGCGAGGCGTTCCTGTTCGACGACGAGGCCCCGAGCACGGGCCAGCAGGTCACGCTCCCCAAACTCGGCGCGTCGCTCCAAACGATCGCCGAGAAGGGTGCCGACGCCTTCTACGAGGGCGACATCGCCGAGCAGATCGCCGACGAGATCCAGTCGAAAGGCGGCTTCATGACGACGGAGGACCTCGCCGACTTCGAGCCGGAACTGCTGGACCCGGTGTCGACGACGTACAACGGCGCCGAGGTGTACGAACTGCCGCCGAACAACCAGGGCCTGATCGCGCTGGAAGCCCTGAACGTCGCCGAGGAGATCGGCGCCGGCGAGTACGACCTCGACTCGCCCGAACGCGTCCACTACTTCGCGGAGGCGATGAAGGTCGCCTTCGAGGACGGCCATCACTACATCACTGACCCCGAGTACGAGAGCCACCCGCCGCTGGCCTCCAAGGACTGGGCGAAAGAGCGCGCCGAACTGATCGGCGAGGAGGCGAACCACGACGTGACCTTCGGCGTCGAGGACAGCAACGCCGAGGACGCCGACACCGTCCTCCTCTGTGTCGCCGACGGCGAGGGGAACGTCGTCTCGTTCATCAACTCCCGCTTCGCCGGCTTCGGCTCCGGCGTCGTCGCCGGCGACACGGGGATCGCCCTGCAGAACCGCGGCGCCTCCTTCTCGCTCGACGAGGAGCACCCGAACCGCATCGAACCCGGCAAGCGACCGTTCCACACGCTGGTCCCGGCTATCGCCGACTTCGCCGCCGACGACCCCGACAAGGAGGACTGGGCGGCCTTCGGCGTCATGGGCGGGTTCATGCAGCCACAGGGGCACCTGCAGGTGATCGCCAACATCGTCGACTACGACCTGCCGCTGCAGGCCGCGCTGGACCTACCGCGCTGGCGCTACCGCGAGGACGGCACGCTGGCCGTCGAGGAGCGCATGGACGCCGACGACGAACTGCTGACGAAGCTGACCCGGAAGGGCCACGACGTGCGCGTTCTCTACCCCGGCCTGTTCGGCGGTGCCCAGATCGTCCGGAACGAGGACGGCGTGCTCTCGGGGGCGACCGAGCCCCGGAAGGACGGGAACGCACAGGGGTACTGA
- a CDS encoding class I fructose-bisphosphate aldolase — protein sequence MIPGATDPISRDGKMLILAYDHGLEHGPVDFEAVPESMDPKHVFDIATHDAVTALAVGKGVAEAHYPDYEDEVNLLAKINGTSNLWMGEHDSAVNWSVDYAKELGADAIGFTLYGGSNHEVEMAEEFRDAQEAARHRDMGVVMWSYPRGQGVKNDTKPGTISYAARLGLELGADVAKIKYPGDPDAMAHACEAAASTDVVMSGGSKASDEAFLTNVKEAMDAGAKGLAVGRNVFQRENPEALLDGLEKVIFQEASVEEALAAVESHGAQATLD from the coding sequence ATGATCCCCGGCGCAACCGACCCAATCTCCCGTGACGGTAAGATGCTGATCCTGGCGTACGACCACGGCCTCGAACACGGTCCCGTCGACTTCGAGGCGGTGCCGGAGTCGATGGACCCCAAGCACGTCTTCGACATCGCGACCCACGACGCGGTCACCGCACTCGCTGTCGGCAAGGGCGTCGCAGAGGCCCACTACCCCGACTACGAGGACGAGGTCAACCTGCTGGCGAAGATCAACGGCACCTCCAACCTCTGGATGGGCGAGCACGACTCGGCGGTCAACTGGAGCGTCGACTACGCGAAGGAACTCGGCGCCGACGCCATCGGCTTCACGCTTTACGGCGGCTCGAACCACGAGGTCGAGATGGCCGAGGAGTTCCGCGACGCACAGGAGGCCGCCCGCCACCGCGACATGGGCGTCGTCATGTGGTCCTACCCGCGCGGGCAGGGCGTCAAGAACGACACCAAGCCAGGAACGATCTCCTACGCGGCCCGACTCGGCCTCGAACTCGGCGCCGACGTGGCGAAGATCAAGTACCCCGGCGACCCCGACGCGATGGCCCACGCCTGCGAGGCGGCGGCGTCGACGGACGTGGTCATGTCCGGCGGCTCGAAGGCCTCCGACGAGGCGTTCCTCACCAACGTGAAGGAGGCGATGGACGCCGGCGCGAAGGGGCTCGCGGTCGGCCGGAACGTCTTCCAGCGCGAGAACCCCGAGGCGCTGCTCGACGGCCTGGAGAAAGTCATCTTCCAGGAGGCGTCCGTCGAGGAGGCGCTCGCGGCCGTCGAGAGCCACGGCGCACAGGCCACGCTCGACTGA
- a CDS encoding universal stress protein, whose amino-acid sequence MSETVLVPVDGSPQSDAALEHALTKFPDADIVALTAVDPVAAGYAAAPGPDTAGYPGEWIEQAHERADGILDDAVEQAAEHDREIETVRVTDRPARAVVDYAEEEGIDQIVIGSHGRTGVTRILLGSVAETVVRRAPCPVTVVR is encoded by the coding sequence ATGTCCGAAACCGTACTCGTGCCCGTCGACGGCTCCCCACAGTCAGACGCCGCGCTCGAACACGCGCTGACGAAGTTCCCCGACGCCGACATCGTCGCGCTGACTGCGGTCGACCCCGTCGCCGCAGGCTACGCGGCGGCCCCGGGACCGGATACCGCGGGCTACCCCGGCGAGTGGATCGAGCAGGCACACGAGCGTGCCGACGGTATCCTCGACGACGCCGTCGAGCAGGCCGCGGAGCACGACCGCGAGATCGAGACCGTCCGCGTCACCGACCGACCGGCCCGCGCCGTCGTCGACTACGCCGAGGAGGAGGGGATCGACCAGATCGTCATCGGGAGCCACGGCCGGACCGGCGTCACGCGCATCCTGCTCGGCAGCGTCGCCGAAACGGTGGTCCGCCGGGCGCCGTGTCCGGTGACGGTCGTCCGATAA
- the trmY gene encoding tRNA (pseudouridine(54)-N(1))-methyltransferase TrmY — MRQFLVVGHDAPTDADFSLDDIAGGAGRLDVLCRCVNSAFFLSHDLREDVKVHLVLGNEYTVSFDGATLRRLNPDERSTAALVKGALEEKREAIGHQPVETSPGVSLYRMGFEATFERVARDATVVQLHEDGEPLVDAEPPEEPLFVLSDHHDFADAEAELLAEKAERRVRVGPELLHADHTITVAHNYLDTDGYERY; from the coding sequence ATGCGCCAGTTCCTCGTCGTCGGCCACGACGCGCCGACGGACGCCGACTTCTCGCTCGACGACATCGCCGGCGGCGCGGGCCGGCTGGACGTGCTGTGTCGCTGTGTCAACTCCGCCTTCTTCCTCTCACACGACCTGCGCGAGGACGTGAAAGTCCACCTCGTGTTGGGCAACGAGTACACCGTCAGCTTCGACGGCGCCACGCTGCGTCGCCTCAACCCCGACGAGCGCTCGACGGCCGCGCTGGTCAAGGGCGCGCTCGAAGAGAAGCGGGAGGCAATCGGCCACCAGCCCGTCGAGACCAGCCCCGGCGTCTCGCTCTACCGGATGGGCTTCGAGGCCACGTTCGAGCGCGTCGCCCGGGACGCGACGGTCGTCCAACTCCACGAGGACGGCGAGCCGCTGGTCGACGCCGAACCGCCCGAGGAACCGCTGTTCGTGCTCTCTGACCACCACGACTTCGCCGACGCCGAGGCGGAGCTACTGGCGGAGAAGGCCGAGCGACGGGTCCGTGTCGGGCCGGAACTGCTCCACGCAGACCACACGATCACGGTGGCGCACAACTACCTCGACACCGACGGCTACGAACGCTACTGA
- a CDS encoding DUF6149 family protein has translation MRLYQTWRNYAAQVVLERDIPVVSDRMRSWLVGMHADFFTEHSARDAAARRPLFAALFEGAIDAYLEALDEGFPESQAREITHIQGTWTFINHGWGELLEFPPEEATAYYERYHAFFDRHDCSPEDPLGSFAPAGGLPDAPETPGRLNGDYPFAEPGLDDGVYVVAEKSDVRLHCGADEEAKPNTGADGAEAARADD, from the coding sequence ATGCGTCTCTACCAAACGTGGCGGAACTACGCCGCCCAAGTGGTGCTGGAACGGGACATCCCGGTGGTCTCGGACCGGATGCGCTCGTGGCTGGTCGGCATGCACGCCGACTTCTTCACCGAACACAGCGCTCGGGACGCCGCGGCCCGCCGGCCGCTGTTTGCGGCGCTGTTCGAGGGGGCCATCGACGCCTACCTCGAAGCGCTGGACGAGGGGTTCCCGGAGTCCCAAGCCCGAGAGATCACCCACATTCAGGGCACGTGGACGTTCATCAACCACGGCTGGGGCGAACTGCTTGAGTTCCCGCCCGAGGAGGCCACCGCGTACTACGAGCGCTACCACGCCTTCTTCGACCGGCACGACTGCTCGCCGGAGGACCCACTGGGCTCGTTCGCACCCGCTGGCGGGCTTCCGGACGCCCCCGAAACGCCGGGGCGGCTGAACGGCGACTACCCGTTCGCTGAGCCGGGGCTCGACGACGGCGTCTACGTCGTCGCCGAGAAGAGCGACGTGCGACTGCACTGCGGCGCCGACGAGGAAGCGAAGCCGAACACCGGCGCCGACGGAGCCGAAGCCGCGCGGGCGGACGACTGA
- a CDS encoding SDR family oxidoreductase, which produces MTDTVLVTGATGTVGRHVSNELAERDYSPRVGLRDPGVVPESLPDVADVVEFDFVRPETWGAALRGVDGLFLMRPPTVDADTVSAFAEAAARVGVARIAYLSTLGAERNPLIPHHRIEQRVVATDADHTLLRASFFMQNLAEVHREDIVEHDEIFVPAGTGETSFVDARDIAAVAATVLTEPGHENRSYDITGPEALSYADVAAVFSDVLGRRITYPEPSLVAFVRRSRGRGYPLPFIAVMCAIYTTARLGLADRVTDDTRELLGREPRRIRAFVEDYAAEFRPETAQ; this is translated from the coding sequence ATGACCGACACCGTTCTCGTCACCGGCGCGACCGGGACCGTCGGTCGGCACGTCTCGAACGAACTCGCCGAGCGGGACTACTCGCCCCGAGTCGGACTCCGTGACCCGGGCGTCGTCCCCGAGTCCCTCCCAGATGTCGCCGATGTCGTCGAGTTCGATTTCGTTCGCCCCGAGACGTGGGGCGCGGCGCTCAGGGGCGTCGACGGCCTGTTCCTGATGCGACCGCCGACAGTCGACGCCGACACTGTCTCCGCGTTCGCGGAAGCGGCCGCCCGGGTCGGCGTCGCCCGGATCGCCTACCTCTCCACCCTCGGCGCCGAACGGAACCCCCTCATTCCTCATCATCGGATCGAGCAGCGCGTCGTCGCCACCGACGCCGACCACACGCTGCTCCGGGCCTCGTTCTTCATGCAGAACCTCGCCGAGGTCCACCGCGAGGACATCGTCGAACACGACGAGATTTTCGTCCCCGCCGGCACGGGCGAGACCAGTTTCGTCGACGCTCGCGACATCGCCGCCGTCGCGGCGACGGTGCTCACCGAACCCGGCCACGAGAACCGTTCGTACGACATCACCGGGCCCGAGGCGCTCAGCTACGCCGACGTTGCCGCCGTGTTCTCGGACGTCCTCGGTCGTCGGATTACCTACCCCGAGCCGTCGCTGGTGGCGTTCGTCCGTCGAAGCCGCGGCCGTGGGTACCCCCTCCCTTTCATCGCGGTGATGTGTGCCATCTACACCACGGCTCGGCTGGGGTTGGCCGACCGCGTCACCGACGACACCCGGGAGCTACTCGGGCGCGAGCCACGCCGAATACGGGCGTTCGTCGAGGACTACGCGGCGGAGTTCCGGCCCGAAACGGCTCAGTAG
- a CDS encoding AI-2E family transporter, with translation MDERRAVIALFGVAVMAVLGALAYRFVAPLTVSVFLYYSTRRYFKFLRRLRLPARLRAVTVLASLAIPLVLLLSYAVVLLLIEARAFVTEYSLLDVASTNVGWLEGVDSVPEFTLQGLYGAYQSGDLTPFIEVASGHAELLTGLVSGFFLNFFIVVIVTYYLLIDGGRVRNWLLRFDDEAIIREYLEAVDEELESVLFGNLLNVIAISLIAIAAFTAYNAVAPAPAEVPYPTLAGTLTGIASLIPVVGMKIVYLPLTAVAALPILLGGDQSLLPYIVGFLVVAVVVVDTIPDILLRPILSGENTHVGLLMLAYTLGPVVLGFYGLFFAPIMLVVGLTFGQTALPRLLGADEEDEGVSSDQMRLSDFSEDRGVRESVRERIRNSWSNDGE, from the coding sequence ATGGACGAACGACGGGCGGTTATCGCGCTGTTCGGCGTCGCCGTCATGGCCGTACTCGGCGCGCTCGCGTACCGCTTCGTCGCCCCGCTGACCGTCTCGGTGTTCCTCTACTACTCCACGCGGCGGTACTTCAAGTTCCTCCGGCGGCTCCGTCTGCCGGCGCGCCTCCGAGCGGTGACCGTGCTCGCGTCGCTGGCGATCCCGCTCGTCTTACTGCTCAGCTACGCGGTCGTGTTACTCCTGATCGAGGCTCGCGCGTTCGTCACGGAGTACTCCCTGCTCGACGTCGCCTCAACGAACGTCGGGTGGCTCGAAGGCGTTGACAGCGTCCCGGAGTTCACCCTGCAGGGGCTCTACGGCGCCTACCAGTCCGGCGATCTCACGCCGTTCATCGAGGTGGCCAGCGGCCACGCCGAACTGCTCACCGGCCTCGTCTCCGGGTTCTTCCTCAACTTCTTCATCGTCGTGATCGTCACCTACTACCTGCTGATCGACGGCGGGCGGGTCCGGAACTGGCTGCTCCGGTTCGACGACGAGGCGATCATCCGGGAGTACCTGGAGGCCGTCGACGAGGAACTGGAGTCGGTGCTCTTCGGGAACCTGTTGAACGTCATCGCCATCTCGCTGATCGCCATCGCGGCCTTCACGGCGTACAACGCGGTCGCCCCCGCGCCGGCGGAGGTGCCGTACCCCACCCTCGCCGGCACGCTCACGGGGATCGCCAGCCTGATCCCGGTGGTCGGGATGAAGATCGTCTACCTCCCGCTGACGGCCGTCGCCGCGCTGCCGATCCTCCTCGGCGGCGACCAGTCGCTGCTGCCCTACATCGTGGGGTTCCTCGTCGTCGCCGTCGTCGTCGTCGACACGATCCCGGACATCCTGCTGCGCCCGATCCTCAGCGGCGAGAACACTCACGTCGGACTGTTGATGCTCGCGTACACGCTCGGCCCGGTGGTGTTGGGGTTCTACGGGCTCTTTTTCGCCCCGATCATGCTGGTGGTCGGGCTCACCTTCGGCCAGACCGCCCTGCCGCGCCTGCTCGGCGCCGACGAGGAGGACGAGGGCGTGTCCTCGGACCAGATGCGACTGAGTGACTTCTCGGAGGACCGGGGGGTTCGAGAGAGCGTTCGCGAGCGGATCCGAAACAGTTGGTCGAACGACGGCGAGTGA
- a CDS encoding class 1 fructose-bisphosphatase, whose translation MADYEAVDDVIETVAAVAPDVRAGLPGRRLTEAGVENPSGETVTAADVHADELFFEALGAIDGVVEFASEEREAAVDVADGTAGEDGLAVAIDPLDGSSNLASNNAMGTIVGVADAPLPAAGTDLVAAAYVLYGPITTMTVAREGTVTTYVIDGGEMTAVEEDVELPDEPVVYGFGGRVPDWPDAFHDYAREVESELKLRYGGAMVGDVNQVLSYGGIFAYPALDSAPNGKLRLQFEGAPIAKIIEAAGGASSDGERSLLSVEPTDLHQRVPVHVGTAEYVERLEAALAD comes from the coding sequence ATGGCCGACTACGAGGCCGTCGACGACGTGATCGAGACGGTCGCCGCCGTCGCGCCCGACGTGCGCGCGGGACTCCCCGGCCGCCGACTGACCGAGGCCGGCGTCGAGAACCCCTCCGGCGAGACCGTCACGGCCGCCGACGTCCACGCCGACGAGCTGTTCTTCGAGGCGCTCGGCGCCATCGACGGCGTCGTCGAGTTCGCCAGCGAGGAGCGCGAAGCGGCCGTCGACGTCGCCGACGGTACCGCGGGCGAGGACGGCCTCGCCGTGGCCATCGACCCACTCGACGGCTCCTCGAACCTCGCGTCGAACAACGCGATGGGGACCATCGTCGGCGTCGCCGACGCCCCCCTGCCGGCTGCAGGAACGGACCTCGTCGCCGCGGCCTACGTGCTCTACGGCCCGATCACGACGATGACCGTCGCCCGCGAGGGGACGGTGACGACGTACGTGATCGACGGCGGCGAGATGACCGCGGTCGAGGAGGACGTGGAACTGCCCGACGAGCCGGTCGTCTACGGCTTCGGCGGGCGAGTGCCCGACTGGCCCGACGCGTTCCACGACTACGCCCGCGAGGTCGAGTCGGAGCTCAAGCTCCGCTACGGCGGCGCGATGGTCGGCGACGTGAACCAGGTGCTCTCCTACGGCGGGATCTTCGCCTACCCCGCACTCGACTCGGCGCCGAACGGCAAACTCCGCCTGCAGTTCGAGGGCGCACCGATCGCGAAGATCATCGAGGCCGCCGGCGGCGCCTCCTCCGACGGCGAGCGCTCCCTGCTCTCGGTCGAGCCGACGGACCTGCACCAGCGCGTCCCGGTCCACGTCGGCACCGCGGAGTACGTCGAGCGGCTGGAAGCGGCGCTCGCTGACTGA
- a CDS encoding M28 family peptidase, with protein MVHLPDAVVGDAQTSAFAWERLEELVDVGNRMAGQQGEAEGAEIIRDAFEDAGLRGVGIEEFEIPGWWRGESSLTVESPAERVHEGSHQVIALPGTPAGTATAPVVDVGDGTYEEFEAKSAELEGAVAMASSDTPDTADRWLHRMEKYVNAADHGAAAFVFRNHIEGALPPTGEVGYNNRPGPIPAVGVSKEVGARLERYAADGGCEVTVDVDCRNEPATSRNVEAFVGPAGPDEGGNADEVLVTAHVDAHDIADGANDNGAGSVLVAEVGRLLSQVEADLDSRVRLVTFGSEEIGLRGAYHCADSINLGNVKCVINLDGACSSRNLRVGTNGFGALGELFRSVAEDFDAPISTGSTISPHGDQWAFVQEGVPATMTATTSDQSGRGWGHTHADTLDKLDSRDLRDVATLVTEAAYRAARDGFEVEGRTRKETRNAIDEGYVQELKMGGRWPYNDLDA; from the coding sequence ATGGTTCACTTACCCGACGCCGTCGTCGGCGACGCACAGACGAGCGCGTTCGCGTGGGAGCGCCTCGAAGAACTCGTCGACGTCGGCAACCGCATGGCCGGCCAACAGGGCGAGGCCGAGGGCGCCGAGATCATCCGCGACGCCTTCGAGGACGCCGGACTCCGCGGCGTGGGCATCGAGGAGTTCGAGATCCCCGGCTGGTGGCGCGGCGAGTCCTCGCTGACCGTCGAGTCGCCGGCCGAGCGCGTTCACGAGGGCAGCCATCAGGTCATCGCCCTTCCGGGCACGCCCGCGGGTACGGCGACTGCGCCGGTCGTCGACGTCGGCGACGGCACCTACGAGGAGTTCGAAGCAAAGAGCGCCGAACTGGAGGGCGCCGTCGCCATGGCCTCCAGCGACACGCCCGACACCGCCGACCGCTGGCTCCACCGGATGGAGAAGTACGTCAACGCCGCCGACCACGGCGCCGCCGCGTTCGTCTTCCGGAACCACATCGAGGGCGCGCTCCCGCCGACCGGCGAGGTCGGCTACAACAACCGCCCCGGCCCGATCCCGGCCGTCGGCGTCAGCAAGGAGGTCGGCGCCCGACTCGAACGCTACGCCGCCGACGGCGGGTGTGAGGTGACCGTGGACGTGGACTGCCGGAACGAACCCGCGACCTCGCGGAACGTCGAGGCGTTCGTCGGCCCCGCCGGCCCCGACGAGGGCGGGAACGCCGACGAGGTACTCGTGACCGCCCACGTCGACGCCCACGACATCGCCGACGGCGCCAACGACAACGGCGCCGGCTCGGTGCTGGTCGCGGAGGTCGGCCGCCTCCTCTCACAGGTCGAAGCGGACCTCGACAGCCGGGTCCGGCTGGTGACGTTCGGCTCCGAGGAGATCGGCCTGCGTGGGGCCTACCACTGTGCAGACTCGATCAACCTCGGGAACGTGAAGTGCGTGATCAACCTCGACGGCGCCTGTAGCTCCCGGAACCTCCGGGTCGGCACCAACGGCTTCGGCGCGCTCGGGGAGCTGTTCCGCTCGGTCGCCGAGGACTTCGACGCCCCCATCTCGACCGGGTCGACCATCTCGCCCCACGGCGACCAGTGGGCGTTCGTCCAGGAGGGCGTGCCGGCGACGATGACGGCGACCACGTCGGATCAGTCGGGCCGGGGGTGGGGCCACACCCACGCCGACACGCTCGATAAGCTGGACTCGCGGGACCTCCGGGACGTGGCGACGCTGGTGACCGAGGCCGCCTACCGCGCCGCCCGGGACGGCTTCGAAGTCGAGGGGCGCACGCGCAAGGAGACGCGAAACGCCATCGACGAGGGCTACGTGCAGGAACTCAAGATGGGTGGGCGCTGGCCGTACAACGATCTGGACGCCTGA
- the dacZ gene encoding diadenylate cyclase DacZ has product MSTPADLLDDLTADLDALFVFSPSSGFYERFEESEEEVVVVAPENSVDAETFVELPLEFDNVRDRIRFGIEGAIDRGIVDDGDDVACVVGVFGDDYDSLVRVRVDESIHTGIYDLFVNSRADPGVIRDVFEVVMELGKKGQKGKPVGALFVIGDAGKVMNKSRPLSYNPFEKSHVHVGDPIVNVMLKEFSRLDGAFVISDSGKIVSAYRYLEAGAEGVDIPKGLGTRHMAGAAITRATNATSIVLSESDGLVRAFKGGELILELDPEDY; this is encoded by the coding sequence ATGTCGACCCCTGCCGATCTCCTCGACGACCTGACGGCTGACTTGGACGCGCTGTTCGTGTTCTCGCCCAGCAGCGGATTCTACGAACGGTTCGAGGAGAGCGAGGAGGAGGTCGTGGTCGTGGCCCCGGAGAACTCCGTCGACGCGGAGACGTTCGTCGAACTCCCCCTCGAGTTCGACAACGTTCGGGACCGCATCCGGTTCGGTATCGAGGGGGCTATCGACCGCGGGATCGTCGACGACGGTGACGACGTGGCCTGCGTGGTTGGGGTCTTCGGCGACGACTACGACTCCCTGGTCCGGGTTCGCGTCGACGAGTCGATCCACACCGGCATCTACGACCTGTTCGTGAACTCGCGTGCGGACCCCGGGGTCATCCGTGACGTGTTCGAGGTCGTGATGGAACTCGGCAAGAAGGGCCAGAAGGGCAAGCCAGTCGGCGCGCTGTTCGTCATCGGCGACGCCGGGAAGGTGATGAACAAGTCCCGCCCGCTCAGCTACAACCCCTTCGAGAAGTCCCACGTCCACGTCGGCGACCCCATCGTGAACGTGATGCTCAAGGAGTTCTCGCGGCTCGACGGCGCGTTCGTCATCAGCGACTCGGGAAAGATCGTCTCGGCGTACCGCTACCTCGAAGCCGGCGCCGAGGGCGTCGACATCCCGAAGGGGCTCGGCACCCGGCACATGGCCGGGGCGGCCATCACGCGGGCGACCAACGCGACCTCGATCGTGCTCTCGGAGTCCGACGGGCTGGTTCGGGCGTTCAAGGGCGGGGAGTTGATTCTGGAACTCGATCCGGAGGACTACTGA